From Danio rerio strain Tuebingen ecotype United States chromosome 7, GRCz12tu, whole genome shotgun sequence, the proteins below share one genomic window:
- the hspa12b gene encoding heat shock 70 kDa protein 12B isoform X3, giving the protein MEIVHAENICIRNAVIISGLTHTERDDEVLKHLSDYGSIERLIRIDEPKTEFHGQIIVEFKNDSAMQLLEQSLPTAFQSPTSSDVTYTIKSLTSVYTPAASSSATHTFIEGLREISKVTGKPLEELLQDELAKLTASAVSPPQTESEFLTTESDPEGSQKRVVEPTQTTMVSAHGDVTPSNESVIFQTKSNNSLPQISASPSRLNADMGTPLKLTVSDVTPAEVQRLVVEHIVRSDTPSHSLTTMRLRPFSGKPSYSANEIDYDTWRTNIEFFCTDSTLTDAQRSQRILDSLLPPAADVVKHLGPHSPPSDYLELLESAFGTVEDGDELFAKFMSTFQDAGEKPSQFLHRLQKVLSTAIKRGGVSAADRDRHLLKQFCRGCWDNALITELQLEQKRKNPPAFSDLLLLLRIEEDKQSIKAVRMNQHLGAAKHSATPPRRVVTNLHSISAACSAVKHDEVEDLKRQVVELQNQIASMKPFKKCKEFKPKEPSVPSKSAKTFSPKPSKGTNPQPNKSAKPRPWYCFNCGEDGHIASRCETSPNPSLVGAKNRQLKEKQLQWEVCNGVPDPNDLN; this is encoded by the coding sequence ATGGAAATAGTGCACGCTGAAAACATTTGTATTCGCAATGCTGTGATAATCAGTGGGTTAACTCACACTGAGAGAGATGATGAAGTGTTAAAACACTTGTCAGATTATGGATCAATTGAGCGATTAATCCGTATTGATGAACCAAAGACAGAATTTCATGGGCAAATCATTGTTGAATTTAAGAATGACTCAGCGATGCAGTTATTAGAACAATCTCTTCCAACTGCCTTTCAGAGCCCTACCTCATCTGATGTTACTTATACTATTAAGTCACTTACCAGTGTATATACACCAGCTGCTAGCAGCAGTGCAACTCACACTTTCATTGAAGGGCTACGAGAAATTTCAAAAGTAACTGGCAAGCCATTGGAAGAGCTTTTACAGGACGAGCTGGCTAAACTCACAGCCTCTGCTGTGTCTCCCCCACAGACTGAATCAGAGTTTCTGACAACTGAGTCTGACCCTGAAGGCTCTCAGAAAAGAGTGGTAGAGCCAACGCAGACTACTATGGTATCTGCACATGGTGATGTCACACCCTCAAATGAGTCAGTCATTTTCCAAACAAAGTCAAATAATTCTTTGCCCCAGATTAGTGCTTCACCTTCCAGGCTCAATGCTGACATGGGCACACCACTGAAATTAACAGTGAGTGATGTGACTCCAGCTGAAGTGCAGCGATTGGTTGTTGAGCATATTGTGAGAAGTGATACTCCTTCACATTCCCTTACTACTATGCGCTTGAGACCTTTCTCTGGAAAGCCCTCATACTCCGCTAATGAAATAGACTATGATACTTGGCGAACAAACATTGAATTCTTTTGCACTGACTCCACTCTCACGGATGCACAACGCTCACAACGTATTTTAGACAGTCTCCTCCCACCTGCAGCTGATGTTGTGAAACACTTAGGTCCTCATTCTCCTCCAAGTGACTATCTTGAGCTCCTAGAGTCAGCCTTTGGTACTGTGGAGGACGGAGATGAGCTCTTTGCAAAGTTTATGAGCACATTTCAAGATGCTGGGGAGAAACCATCACAATTCTTGCATAGGCTGCAAAAAGTTTTGAGCACAGCCATCAAGAGAGGTGGTGTTTCTGCAGCTGACCGTGATCGGCACCTGCTTAAACAGTTTTGCCGGGGGTGCTGGGACAATGCTTTAATAACTGAGCTCCAGCTAGAGCAGAAAAGAAAAAATCCCCCTGCATTCTCCGATTTACTCCTGCTGTTGCGAATAGAAGAAGATAAGCAATCTATAAAAGCAGTGCGAATGAACCAACACTTAGGCGCTGCTAAGCATTCTGCTACTCCCCCAAGGCGTGTTGTGACAAACCTCCACTCTATTAGTGCTGCGTGTTCTGCTGTAAAGCATGATGAAGTGGAAGACTTAAAGCGGCAAGTAGTTGAGCTACAAAATCAAATAGCCTCAAtgaaaccatttaaaaaatgcaaagagTTCAAACCAAAGGAGCCCAGTGTACCATCAAAGTCAGCCAAAACATTCTCTCCCAAGCCAAGCAAAGGGACAAATCCCCAACCTAACAAGTCAGCTAAGCCACGACCCTGGTATTGTTTTAATTGTGGGGAGGATGGCCATATAGCTTCCCGTTGTGAGACTAGTCCCAATCCATCCTTAGTTGGTGCTAAGAACCGCCAGCTGAAGGAGAAGCAGTTACAGTGGGAAGTATGTAACGGAGTTCCAGATCCCAATGATTTAAACTAA
- the hspa12b gene encoding heat shock 70 kDa protein 12B isoform X1, translating to MQVLEFVHRQGAEGNLGWVNLNCRVPESIPAGKTVVLEGSVRMSTPVTDRWVVVEAPRASSLPGGIMVSSCLLSLPAGGKYLPIVLKNETEHDVVLPPKIRLAEVNSIQCVMPNGQNNVLTSSVNLTKNSEDSKIHFNFDNSPLTSEWRERVTRKLNSMHEVFACHDLDFGHTTKTKHHIRLHDETPFKHKARPIHPKDILAVRKHLQELLDAGIIRESESPFSSPIVVVRKKNGEVRLCVDYRKLNLQTIKDAYALPNLEETFSALTGSKWFSVLDLKSGYYQIEVEEIDKPKTAFVCPLGFWEFNRMPQGVTNAPSTFQRLMERCMGDINLKEVLVFIDDLIVFSATLEEHEERLLRVLHRLKDYGLKLSPEKCTFFQTSVRYLGHIVSSSGVETDPEKIKALKTWPSPTNLKELRSFLGFAGYYRRFIKDFSKIVKPLNHLTSGYPPLHKSKKTQGIKSHYLNPREPFKQRWTSNCQHAFEEIIDKLTSAPILGFANPKLPYILHTDASTTGLGAALYQEQEGKMRAIAFASRGLSFSESRYPAHKLEFLALKWAVTEKFHDYLYGSQFTVITDSNPLTYILTTAKLDAASYRWLSALSTYSFSLKYRAGKLNLDADGLSRRPHEVAMDVVSRKEQERIDKFLTLHLENLGETSLTQDEVEAICDKHIISSMPEDVVESASDRTVLVHSLAMSSNAVPNSYEEEELGVSLIPRLSVQDLIEKQGADSTISQIISHLNSGEKPSPTVRGELPELSLMMREWNRFVLLDGVLYRKRQNGEVLTHQLVLPKEFRATVLRSLHDEMGHMGIDRTLDLARSRFYWPKMAQEVEQKIKTCPRCVLHKAPPEKAAPLVNIRTTRPLELLCMDFLSLEPDRRNFKDILVITDHFTKYAVAVPTVNQKARTVAQALWDNFIVHYGFPERLHSDQGRDFESHTIKELCSISGIKKGRTTPYHPRGNPVERFNRTLLNMLGSMNDEQKAHWRDFVKPLVHAYNCTKSEVTGFTPYELMFGRQPRLPIDLAFGLPTTSKRLSHSQYVSKLKKHLEESYQIATRNALKNAERNKIRFDKHVVDSTLEVGDRVLVKQVRLRGKHKLADKWEPSAYIVVRRVHDLPVYTVRPEGDEGPLRTLHRDLLLPCGFLTLPGEKVSNPPSSTSKPRTRQQVSGEDASENGVNDTAESMEDEVPEYWIRVPVTNESHENALGTLTSTFDPPVGCDPQLPFVALGDESHVEMDSAGLEACLDDSHQEKQIEQITTLQGESSEMSESGKSSEGELSEEMPQCPDDGIERSVEEELEEEIRKPLLNAPDNISSNIEQHETSQEPENPMRRSQRRKEKPDRLQYSELGNPLVIVAQSLFHGLTTAFTNSLNGVDFVETSSPSTSDKAVTCQPVRVNATGRA from the coding sequence ATGCAGGTTCTTGAATTTGTTCACAGGCAGGGTGCTGAAGGAAATCTTGGATGGGTGAACCTAAACTGTCGAGTCCCTGAATCTATTCCTGCTGGGAAGACAGTAGTTCTTGAAGGTTCAGTCCGAATGTCCACTCCAGTTACTGACAGATGGGTGGTTGTGGAAGCCCCACGTGCCTCATCTCTGCCTGGTGGGATAATGGTGTCAAGTTGTTTACTTTCCCTCCCTGCTGGAGGAAAATACTTGCCTATCGTGCTGAAGAATGAGACAGAGCACGATGTTGTCCTTCCACCAAAGATTCGGCTGGCTGAAGTAAATTCTATTCAGTGTGTCATGCCAAATGGTCAGAATAATGTGTTGACATCTTCTGTTAACCTTACAAAGAACTCTGAAGACtccaaaatacatttcaactttGACAACTCACCGTTGACGTCTGAATGGAGGGAAAGAGTGACAAGGAAACTCAATTCAATGCATGAAGTTTTTGCATGCCATGATCTCGACTTTGGTCACACCACCAAGACCAAACACCATATCCGATTACATGATGAGACGCCATTTAAACACAAAGCCAGACCTATTCACCCTAAAGATATTCTAGCTGTCCGAAAACATCTGCAGGAACTGCTGGATGCTGGGATTATTAGGGAGTCAGAGTCTCCATTTTCCTCCCCAATCGTTGTTGTGAGAAAGAAGAATGGGGAGGTAAGGCTTTGTGTTGATTATCGAAAGCTAAACCTCCAAACTATTAAAGACGCGTATGCTCTACCTAACTTGGAAGAGACGTTTTCTGCCTTGACTGGGTCTAAGTGGTTCTCAGTGTTAGACCTGAAGTCCGGGTATTATCAAATTGAGGTAGAGGAGATTGATAAGCCAAAGACTGCTTTCGTTTGTCCCCTGGGGTTTTGGGAATTTAATCGAATGCCCCAGGGGGTTACTAACGCCCCAAGCACGTTCCAGCGTCTAATGGAACGCTGCATGGGGGATATCAATCTGAAAGAGGTTTTAGTTTTTATAGATGATCTCATAGTCTTTTCGGCAACATTAGAAGAGCATGAGGAAAGGCTCTTGCGAGTCCTTCACCGCTTGAAAGATTATGGTCTCAAATTGTCACCggagaaatgtacatttttccaAACATCGGTGAGGTATCTCGGGCACATTGTGTCTTCAAGTGGTGTTGAGACAGATCCTGAAAAGATCAAGGCCCTAAAAACCTGGCCAAGTCCCACAAACTTAAAAGAACTCAGGTCTTTTCTTGGTTTTGCAGGGTATTATAGGAGGTTTATCAAAGATTTTTCCAAAATAGTAAAACCCCTTAACCATCTCACCTCTGGATACCCTCCACTACACAAATCAAAGAAGACTCAAGGGATTAAAAGTCACTACTTGAATCCTAGAGAACCATTTAAGCAGCGTTGGACATCTAACTGTCAACACGCTTTTGAGGAAATCATTGACAAACTTACCTCTGCCCCTATCTTGGGTTTTGCAAATCCTAAACTTCCATACATTTTGCACACGGATGCGAGTACTACGGGTTTAGGAGCTGCACTTTACCAGGAGCAGGAAGGAAAGATGAGGGCAATTGCTTTTGCCAGTAGGGGTTTGTCATTCAGTGAGAGTCGCTATCCAGCACACAAACTGGAATTTCTTGCTTTAAAGTGGGCTGTGACTGAAAAGTTCCACGATTACCTTTATGGAAGTCAGTTCACAGTTATAACAGACAGTAACCCACTTACATATATTCTCACCACCGCGAAGCTGGATGCAGCCAGCTATCGTTGGCTTTCAGCTCTTTCTACTTACTCCTTCTCCTTGAAGTATCGGGCAGGGAAGCTTAATCTTGATGCTGATGGCTTATCTAGGCGTCCTCATGAAGTGGCTATGGATGTTGTCTCAAGAAAGGAACAAGAGAGGATTGATAAATTTCTGACCTTACATCTTGAAAACCTAGGAGAGACAAGTCTTACACAAGATGAGGTTGAAGCCATTTGTGATAAACACATAATTAGTTCCATGCCTGAAGATGTTGTGGAAAGTGCAAGTGATCGAACAGTGTTAGTGCATTCTCTTGCTATGAGTTCGAATGCTGTGCCCAACAGCTATGAGGAGGAAGAACTTGGAGTCTCACTCATACCTCGCCTGTCAGTTCAGGATCTAATTGAAAAACAGGGTGCTGACTCAACTATCTCTCAAATTATCTCTCACTTAAACTCAGGAGAGAAACCTTCTCCCACTGTTAGAGGTGAATTACCTGAGCTGTCTCTTATGATGAGAGAGTGGAACCGTTTTGTGCTTCTAGACGGAGTACTGTATCGAAAAAGACAGAATGGAGAGGTTCTAACTCACCAGTTAGTGTTACCCAAAGAGTTTAGAGCAACTGTATTGAGAAGTCTTCATGATGAGATGGGCCATATGGGGATAGATCGAACACTTGATTTGGCAAGGTCCAGATTTTATTGGCCAAAGATGGCACAGGAAGTGGAGCAAAAGATCAAAACTTGTCCCCGTTGTGTTCTCCATAAAGCTCCCCCTGAGAAAGCAGCTCCACTTGTCAACATACGAACAACTCGACCTTTAGAGTTGTTGTGTATGGATTTTCTTTCTTTGGAGCCAGATCGAAGAAATTTTAAAGACATACTTGTGATAACAGATCACTTTACCAAGTATGCCGTGGCAGTACCAACTGTCAATCAGAAGGCTCGAACTGTTGCTCAGGCTCTATGGGACAATTTCATCGTTCACTACGGATTCCCGGAGAGGTTACACAGTGACCAAGGTCGTGATTTTGAGTCACATACTATAAAGGAGCTGTGTTCCATCTCTGGAATCAAAAAGGGAAGGACTACGCCCTATCACCCACGTGGTAATCCTGTGGAAAGATTTAACAGGACACTTTTGAACATGTTAGGTAGCATGAATGATGAACAAAAAGCTCATTGGCGTGACTTTGTTAAACCTCTCGTTCACGCGTACAATTGTACAAAAAGTGAAGTGACTGGATTTACTCCTTACGAATTAATGTTCGGAAGGCAGCCTCGTCTCCCCATTGACCTAGCCTTTGGTCTCCCTACCACCAGTAAGCGACTGTCACACTCCCAATATGTGTCAAAACTTAAAAAACACCTTGAGGAAAGCTATCAAATTGCCACTCGCAATGCACTCAAGAATGCTGAAAGAAACAAGATAAGGTTTGACAAACATGTTGTGGATTCTACCTTGGAAGTAGGCGATCGAGTTTTAGTAAAGCAGGTTCGCTTGCGAGGCAAACATAAGCTCGCAGATAAATGGGAGCCATCTGCTTACATTGTTGTACGCCGAGTACATGACCTCCCAGTGTACACAGTAAGACCTGAAGGGGATGAAGGACCCTTGCGTACTCTGCATCGGGATCTTCTGCTCCCATGTGGTTTCCTTACTCTACCAGGTGAGAAGGTATCTAATCCACCAAGTTCTACTTCAAAGCCTAGGACACGTCAACAAGTTAGTGGGGAAGATGCCAGTGAGAATGGAGTTAACGATACTGCAGAGTCAATGGAGGATGAAGTTCCAGAATACTGGATCAGAGTTCCTGTTACTAATGAATCTCACGAAAATGCATTGGGTACTTTAACATCTACCTTTGATCCTCCTGTGGGTTGTGATCCTCAATTGCCTTTTGTAGCTCTAGGTGATGAGTCACATGTGGAGATGGATTCTGCAGGACTAGAGGCATGCTTGGATGATTCACACCAGGAAAAACAGATTGAACAAATCACAACTTTACAGGGTGAATCAAGTGAAATGTCAGAGAGTGGTAAATCGTCAGAAGGTGAATTGAGTGAAGAGATGCCTCAATGTCCAGATGATGGAATAGAAAGGAGTGTTGAGGAGGAACTTGAAGAGGAAATTAGGAAACCCCTTTTAAATGCTCCTGATAATATTTCATCTAATATAGAGCAGCACGAAACATCTCAAGAGCCAGAAAATCCAATGAGACGTTCTCAGAGGAGAAAGGAAAAACCAGATAGATTGCAGTATAGTGAACTGGGTAATCCATTAGTTATAGTTGCCCAATCACTTTTCCATGGCCTTACCACTGCCTTCACAAACTCTCTAAATGGAGTTGACTTTGTTGAGACATCTTCACCCTCAACCTCTGACAAAGCAGTTACATGTCAGCCAGTAAGAGTTAATGCAACGGGACGTGCATAG